The Gemmatimonadota bacterium genome has a window encoding:
- a CDS encoding TA system VapC family ribonuclease toxin, which produces MFVVDTNILIYAADRDSEPHERCRSLVEAWRAQASAWYLTWGIAYEFMRVTTHPRVFRAPWSVADAWSFLGALLRSPSLGVLIPTDRHGSVLGEVIDEMPSLRGNLVHDARTAVLMREHGVRTVYTRDADFHRFGFLEVVDPTA; this is translated from the coding sequence GTGTTCGTCGTCGACACGAACATCCTCATCTACGCCGCGGACCGGGATTCCGAGCCGCACGAGCGCTGTCGCTCCCTGGTCGAGGCCTGGCGCGCCCAGGCGTCTGCCTGGTACCTGACCTGGGGCATCGCCTACGAGTTCATGCGGGTGACCACGCACCCCAGGGTGTTCCGCGCTCCCTGGTCGGTGGCCGACGCCTGGAGCTTCCTGGGCGCGCTGCTGCGTTCCCCCTCGCTGGGGGTGCTGATCCCGACCGACCGCCACGGCTCGGTACTCGGCGAAGTGATCGACGAGATGCCTTCCCTGCGCGGCAATCTCGTCCACGACGCTCGAACGGCGGTGCTGATGCGCGAGCACGGCGTGCGCACGGTCTACACGCGCGACGCGGACTTCCATCGATTCGGGTTCCTCGAGGTGGTGGACCCGACTGCTTAG
- a CDS encoding ribbon-helix-helix protein, CopG family: MKTTLVIDDGVMRRLKAEAARRKRTMSQLVESALRRFLDSIDAPPLDELPALPSFASGGAFVDVSNREALYSTMEER, from the coding sequence ATGAAGACCACTCTTGTGATCGATGACGGCGTCATGCGCCGGCTCAAGGCCGAGGCGGCGCGCCGGAAGCGGACCATGTCCCAGTTGGTCGAGTCCGCGCTGCGCAGGTTCCTCGATTCCATCGATGCGCCTCCGCTGGACGAGTTGCCGGCGCTGCCATCCTTCGCGAGCGGCGGGGCGTTCGTGGACGTCTCCAACCGCGAGGCGCTCTACTCCACGATGGAAGAGCGCTGA